A single bacterium DNA region contains:
- a CDS encoding single-stranded DNA-binding protein, protein MANYNRVILMGNLTRDPELRYTPNGSAVASFSIAVNRRYKVDNEKREETSFFDIVFFGKPAEIIAEYMKKGRPLLVEGRLQQRRWETDEGQKRSKVEVVGENFQFMGGRDQDNARPAASEGTDDPPEFDDSDIPF, encoded by the coding sequence ATGGCTAACTACAACAGAGTTATACTGATGGGGAACCTCACGCGGGACCCTGAACTGCGCTACACACCCAACGGCAGCGCTGTAGCGAGTTTCAGCATTGCTGTTAACAGGCGGTACAAGGTCGACAACGAGAAACGGGAGGAGACGAGCTTTTTCGACATCGTTTTCTTCGGTAAGCCTGCTGAAATTATCGCCGAGTACATGAAGAAAGGGCGCCCACTTCTCGTTGAAGGTCGGCTTCAGCAGCGGCGCTGGGAAACTGACGAAGGACAAAAACGCAGCAAGGTGGAGGTCGTCGGGGAGAACTTCCAGTTTATGGGGGGACGAGATCAGGATAACGCTCGGCCCGCCGCCTCAGAAGGAACAGACGATCCGCCTGAGTTCGACGATTCAGATATCCCATTCTAA
- the rpsR gene encoding 30S ribosomal protein S18, whose amino-acid sequence MKRRFSRRRKVCHFCVDKVTDIDYKNVRSLKRYITERGKILPSRISGNCAKHQRKLTAAIKKSRNIALLPFAIER is encoded by the coding sequence ATGAAAAGGAGATTCAGCAGGAGACGAAAGGTCTGTCACTTCTGTGTCGATAAAGTAACAGACATTGACTACAAGAACGTCAGAAGTCTGAAACGGTATATCACTGAAAGAGGCAAGATCCTGCCCAGCAGGATCTCGGGTAACTGTGCCAAGCACCAAAGAAAGCTTACGGCAGCTATTAAAAAGTCCCGAAATATCGCACTGTTACCTTTTGCTATCGAACGGTAA
- a CDS encoding DUF2232 domain-containing protein — protein sequence MEEGRGKDAGLWLRLLGFALIPLAIQAYQPIIGGSLGILTPLPLGYGMARRGYLEGAAAVAFIALVTSFVIGTGQGLYFILETLPLAVGIGLVARSRTPLYRPVVLTMVAVALTVLVAVSVYGMITGTPPAQLYQETVQQMGLLMDNAAQTKGLDPEQQQQMYWIASLLQRLIVGIWLSTLTLLIIFYALLVRGWLLAAKALESDKLAMLTEWSMPFPFVWGFVALASTVVLTDGLVRDVALNGLIPLGAFYGIQGIVITGHLFTRWALPPFFRLMILAFGIISVPLATMIVVSLGGLFDTWIDFRRRWPLEIAPSPPST from the coding sequence ATGGAGGAAGGTCGGGGAAAGGATGCTGGCCTCTGGCTGCGTCTCTTGGGGTTCGCCCTCATCCCTTTGGCAATCCAGGCTTATCAGCCCATTATCGGAGGCTCCCTCGGGATTCTGACTCCCCTTCCTTTGGGCTACGGGATGGCGAGGCGAGGCTACCTGGAGGGAGCAGCCGCGGTGGCATTCATAGCCCTCGTCACTTCCTTTGTGATCGGCACGGGGCAAGGGCTATACTTTATCCTTGAAACGCTGCCCCTGGCCGTTGGTATCGGATTGGTTGCCAGATCCAGAACTCCCCTTTACCGGCCGGTTGTTTTGACCATGGTGGCCGTAGCTTTAACGGTCCTGGTTGCGGTCAGTGTTTACGGTATGATAACAGGTACACCGCCCGCCCAGCTCTACCAGGAAACGGTCCAGCAGATGGGCCTTTTAATGGACAACGCCGCTCAAACAAAGGGGTTAGACCCCGAGCAGCAGCAGCAGATGTACTGGATCGCGAGTCTGCTGCAGCGGCTTATCGTGGGAATATGGCTGTCCACGCTGACCTTGCTGATCATATTTTACGCCCTGCTTGTCAGGGGTTGGCTATTGGCTGCAAAGGCCCTGGAGAGCGACAAGCTGGCAATGCTGACCGAATGGAGTATGCCCTTCCCCTTCGTATGGGGTTTCGTGGCACTGGCATCCACAGTCGTCCTCACCGATGGCCTTGTAAGAGATGTAGCATTGAACGGTCTCATCCCTCTCGGAGCTTTTTACGGGATCCAGGGGATTGTAATAACCGGTCATCTGTTCACCAGGTGGGCACTGCCACCCTTTTTCAGGCTCATGATCCTGGCCTTCGGAATCATATCGGTACCGCTTGCGACTATGATCGTGGTGTCCCTGGGAGGGCTTTTCGATACCTGGATAGATTTCAGACGGCGTTGGCCCCTTGAGATAGCACCATCGCCGCCTTCGACTTAA